A genome region from Setaria italica strain Yugu1 chromosome III, Setaria_italica_v2.0, whole genome shotgun sequence includes the following:
- the LOC101765225 gene encoding uncharacterized protein LOC101765225, producing the protein MAIVRTGPGVRLPRLEGGGEDSPEATEDEEEESRATPSQESGADGFTGGEEEEENGGGGEEPEEVEEELGGDDELELEEEGGDSGMGSDELEVTELGEPGAEMCQVGDQSFAVPLELYDLASLRDVLSLDAWNTLLSEDERLSLAALLPDMDLETFSRTLVELLGGQNFHFGSPLAALFERLKGGLCDPRINLYRRGTRFAERRKHYYWLQSYHNSMVRGLREIKDCWKGREGYSLDERLRMLDTLKAQQQQRKALASARRAASETDSESRESGEKVLNQLKLDKIGQKKSGKLVKERSKGLLRVCMPKGVDEEYGGGSGRHSAMSLAELSHRDNAYGYDSSGHRGKLHRSIDGLYSEELGYEQDSSRTRLPRLLPKPVKKKELTMSYDGNLYGNNYHDDNTASPYYYGRNPSANQGVTLAAAYDPPYFETRRNARYSERDWVQGGKGAQGKALTGDEMHWTAGTHTGHLDDWQKGKLAGDYRSRKDQAGHGLKVKSYKSIEQQANDTRVGSDPRSKISQVKMAGKPSSQFDRIGQKHSRGNAVYSQSEETESDSSEQFEGGGDVHFLERKPEHHHSGFHRPAHGAKKSKKLAKVVKTSYPTADADLEPSRSNGFKGKVSETGYLRDVDVKMTEQISDVMKPPSASGERKRKGMANLETHVHDNSEVHEINENANDPFRLTESERLASRSDHAVQDSNGDFGGTERVSGSSGSKKTKGRVEVPSQDEQSEHVPSGSKMTENIGGSKKKSKKKPESTTDAVTVAEPAADVPENNVVAVEPEKLEKPEKIEKPKKKYVPISPTIHTGFSFSVVHLLTAVKKAMVSPAEDTPAVAKQPDGEEGKKWFNNEENSKTPQEQNTTEQTQQVLEGADASAAEQAAQSNSPALTVQEIVNRIRSNPGDPRILETQEPLQDLVRGVLKVLSSRTAPLGAKGWKALVAYEKANKSWFWVGPIPSVSSYDDPDEETSAEAWCIPHKMLVKLVDAFSNWLKSGQETLKQIGSLPPPPPPNPANLDLKERFKELRAQKSLNTISPSSDEARAYFQREEFLRYSIPDRAFCYTAADGEKSIVAPLRRGGGKPTAKARGHPMLLPDRPPHVTILCLVRDAASRLPARTGTRADVCTLLRDSQYLNHEEANKEAAINQVVSGALDRLHYERDPCVLYDNDKKLWTYLHRGREEEDFEDDGTSSTKKWKRPRKDPSDSAEPGAANDDFDDDGTGTPSANNAKKQKTDHGDPSVSGEANDEGDHATQNPSFGGMEGDPDLNAVPSTKNYEESGGVVYVDARPNDGGSDSVDAKPGSRADDNPEQNKINTALPENTSSMDALLHE; encoded by the coding sequence ATGGCGATCGTGAGGACTGGACCCGGCGTCCGGCTCCCGAGGCTTgagggcggcggggaggacTCGCCGGAGGCcacggaggacgaggaggaggagtcgcGGGCCACGCCGTCGCAGGAGTCCGGGGCCGACGGCTtcaccggcggcgaggaggaggaggagaacggcggcggaggtgaggagccagaggaggtggaggaggagttaggcggcgacgacgagctggagctggaggaggaggggggggaCTCTGGGATGGGGTCCGACGAATTGGAGGTCACGGAGCTCGGGGAGCCTGGCGCCGAGATGTGTCAGGTCGGGGACCAGAGCTTCGCAGTGCCGCTGGAGCTCTACGACCTCGCCAGCCTCCGCGACGTGCTCTCGCTCGACGCCTGGAACACCCTCCTCAGCGAGGACGAGCGGCTCAGCCTCGCCGCCTTGCTGCCCGACATGGACCTGGAGACCTTTTCCCGCACCCTCGTCGAGCTCCTCGGGGGGCAGAACTTCCACTTCGGGAGCCCCCTCGCCGCCCTCTTCGAGCGGCTCAAAGGGGGGCTCTGCGACCCCAGGATCAACCTTTACCGCCGAGGCACCCGCTTCGCGGAGCGGCGCAAGCATTACTACTGGCTGCAGAGTTACCACAACTCAATGGTGCGGGGCCTCCGGGAGATCAAGGATTGCTGGAAGGGCCGTGAGGGGTACAGCCTTGATGAGAGGCTGAGGATGTTGGACACTTTgaaggcgcagcagcagcagagaaaAGCTCTGGCTTCGGCTCGGCGGGCTGCCTCAGAGACTGATTCGGAGAGCAGGGAGTCTGGTGAAAAGGTCTTAAATCAGCTGAAGCTAGATAAGATTGGACAGAAGAAGTCAGGGAAGTTAGTGAAGGAGAGATCTAAGGGTTTGCTGCGGGTGTGTATGCCGAAAGGAGTGGATGAAGAGTATGGGGGTGGATCTGGCCGTCATTCTGCGATGTCACTCGCTGAGCTTTCTCATCGAGATAATGCGTATGGATATGATTCGAGCGGGCATAGAGGGAAGCTTCACAGGAGCATTGACGGACTTTACTCGGAGGAGCTAGGGTATGAACAGGATTCGTCAAGAACTCGGCTTCCGAGGCTGCTGCCGAAGCCAGTGAAGAAGAAGGAATTGACTATGAGCTATGATGGCAATCTGTATGGAAACAACTACCATGATGACAATACTGCTTCTCCTTACTACTATGGCAGGAATCCCAGTGCTAATCAGGGAGTCACTCTAGCAGCAGCGTATGATCCTCCATATTTTGAAACCAGAAGGAATGCAAGGTACTCGGAGAGAGACTGGGTGCAAGGTGGAAAAGGTGCGCAGGGTAAAGCTCTAACAGGTGATGAGATGCACTGGACAGCTGGTACTCACACTGGTCACTTAGATGACTGGCAAAAGGGGAAGTTGGCAGGTGATTACAGGAGCAGGAAAGATCAAGCTGGCCATGGTCTGAAGGTTAAGTCCTATAAAAGCATTGAGCAACAGGCTAACGACACTCGCGTTGGATCTGACCCTAGAAGCAAGATATCACAGGTGAAGATGGCAGGTAAACCCAGCAGCCAATTTGATAGGATTGGCCAGAAGCATTCCAGGGGCAATGCTGTCTATTCTCAAAGTGAGGAGACAGAATCTGATTCATCAGAACAGTTCGAAGGCGGTGGGGACGTGCATTTTCTCGAACGGAAGCCAGAGCATCACCATTCTGGGTTTCATAGACCAGCACATGGTGCCAAAAAGTCAAAAAAGCTTGCTAAAGTGGTCAAAACGAGTTATCCTACTGCTGATGCAGATTTAGAACCCTCTCGGAGCAATGGATTCAAAGGAAAGGTTTCAGAGACTGGTTATTTACGTGATGTGGATGTGAAGATGACGGAACAGATTAGTGATGTCATGAAACCTCCATCAGCAAGTGGTGAAAGGAAGCGGAAAGGGATGGCAAATTTGGAAACGCATGTTCATGATAATTCTGAAGTGCATGAAATCAATGAAAATGCCAATGATCCATTCAGGTTAACAGAGAGTGAAAGGCTTGCCAGTAGGTCAGATCATGCAGTCCAAGATTCTAATGGTGATTTTGGTGGTACTGAAAGAGTAAGTGGCAGCTCTGGgtccaaaaaaacaaaaggaagagTTGAAGTTCCTAGCCAGGATGAGCAAAGTGAGCATGTGCCATCTGGTTCAAAGATGACTGAGAACATCGGTGGCTCGAAGAAGAAAAGCAAAAAGAAGCCAGAGAGCACCACAGATGCAGTTACTGTAGCAGAACCCGCTGCTGATGTGCCAGAAAATAATGTTGTAGCAGTAGAGCCTGAGAAGCTGGAGAAGCCTGAGAAGATTGAGAAGCCCAAGAAGAAGTATGTACCGATATCACCAACTATACATACTGGCTTTTCATTCTCCGTTGTACATCTTTTAACTGCCGTAAAGAAGGCTATGGTCTCTCCTGCTGAGGATACTCCAGCAGTAGCGAAGCAGCCTGATGGAgaggaaggcaaaaaatggttcAACAATGAAGAGAACAGCAAAACACCTCAAGAACAAAATACGACAGAACAAACTCAGCAGGTTCTTGAGGGTGCAGATGCCAGTGCTGCAGAGCAGGCTGCACAGAGCAATTCACCGGCACTGACTGTTCAAGAGATTGTCAATCGAATTAGATCAAATCCTGGAGATCCTAGGATACTTGAAACTCAGGAGCCCCTCCAGGATTTAGTTCGAGGAGTATTGAAGGTACTATCATCTAGAACAGCTCCTCTAGGAGCAAAGGGCTGGAAAGCACTAGTTGCCTATGAAAAGGCAAACAAAAGTTGGTTTTGGGTTGGTCCAATACCTTCTGTTTCATCATATGATGATCCTGATGAAGAAACTTCTGCGGAAGCATGGTGTATACCACACAAGATGCTTGTGAAGTTGGTTGATGCATTTTCTAATTGGCTGAAAAGTGGTCAGGAAACCCTTAAGCAGATAGGATCCcttccaccacctccaccaccaaatCCTGCAAACTTGGATTTGAAGGAAAGATTCAAGGAGCTTAGAGCCCAGAAAAGTCTGAACACAATAAGCCCAAGCTCAGATGAAGCAAGGGCATATTTCCAGCGTGAGGAATTTTTGAGGTACTCAATACCTGATAGAGCCTTTTGCTATACTGCTGCTGACGGGGAGAAGTCTATAGTTGCTCCCTTGAGAAGAGGTGGTGGAAAGCCCACTGCGAAAGCTAGGGGTCACCCCATGCTCTTACCTGATCGTCCGCCACATGTTACTATCCTCTGTCTTGTAAGAGATGCTGCTTCTAGGTTGCCTGCAAGAACTGGAACTAGAGCTGATGTCTGCACACTGCTCAGAGATTCACAATACCTGAACCATGAAGAAGCCAATAAAGAGGCTGCTATTAATCAAGTTGTCAGCGGTGCTCTTGATCGCTTGCACTATGAACGTGACCCTTGTGTACTGTATGATAATGACAAAAAATTGTGGACCTATCTACACAGGGGTAGGGAGGAGGAAGATTTTGAGGATGATGGCACGTCATCTACGAAAAAATGGAAGAGACCGAGGAAAGATCCCTCTGATTCTGCAGAGCCAGGTGCAGCAAACGATGATTTTGATGATGATGGCACTGGGACCCCTTCGGCGAACAATGCAAAAAAGCAAAAGACAGACCATGGAGATCCTTCAGTATCAGGAGAAGCTAACGATGAGGGAGATCATGCAACTCAGAATCCATCTTTTGGTGGCATGGAGGGTGATCCTGATCTTAATGCTGTTCCATCAACAAAAAATTATGAAGAATCTGGTGGAGTTGTTTACGTTGATGCAAGGCCAAATGATGGTGGCTCAGATTCAGTAGATGCAAAACCAGGCAGCAGGGCTGATGATAATCCAGAACAGAATAAAATCAACACAGCACTCCCTGAGAACACCAGCAGCATGGATGCTCTCCTCCATGAATAA
- the LOC101769055 gene encoding LOW QUALITY PROTEIN: protein SENSITIVITY TO RED LIGHT REDUCED 1 (The sequence of the model RefSeq protein was modified relative to this genomic sequence to represent the inferred CDS: inserted 1 base in 1 codon), with translation MPAAAATPTAGGDWTVVRRRGRRRGQAPPTACHPDAPPPLPVTPIPWSPSDHSLDPARVSRLVARAHAAISRVAASRLYRRLLLPDSPLQRRLAVLAPSRLSLLGVGSFDSSPAARAQLALAALLRRDFLPESASADLFDPVLSAVECAVAAELGFSVPSVDDGCRRRVEEPTLFXXXXXXXXXXXXXXXXXXXXXXXXXXXXXXXXXXLAVGRFACEERVXETGDLDDDDCFARAFNETSWHFFEVDDDVDLAASIAGGSRPKVHIRFGAVAQFFSSDQVPKFTS, from the exons atgcccgccgccgccgcgaccccCACTGCCGGCGGCGACTGGaccgtcgtccgccgccgcggccgccgacgaggcCAGGCCCCACCCACCGCCTGCCACCCCGACGCTCCACCGCCTCTCCCCGTGACCCCAATCCCCTGGTCCCCCTCCGACCACTCCCTCGACCCGGCCCGCGTCTCCCGCCTCGTCgcccgcgcccacgccgccaTCTCCCGCGTCGCGGCCTCCCGCCTctaccgccgcctcctcctcccggactccccgctccagcgccgcctcgccgtcctcgccccCTCCCGCCTCTCCCTCCTCGGCGTCGGCAGCTTCGAttcctcccccgccgcgcgcgcccagcTTGCGCTCGCCGCACTCCTCCGACGGGACTTCCTCCCTGAATCCGCCTCCGCGGACCTCTTCGACCCCGTCCTCTCCGCCGTCGAGTGCGCGGTCGCCGCAGAGCTCGGGTTCTCCGTACCGAGCGTCGACGacgggtgccgccgccgcgtggaggAGCCCACGCTCTTCTNNNNNNNNNNNNNNNNNNNNNNNNNNNNNNNNNNNNNNNNNNNNNNNNNNNNNNNNNNNNNNNNNNNNNNNNNNNNNNNNNNNNNNNNNNNNNNNNNNNNCCTTGCGGTCGGGCGGTTCGCGTGCGAGGAGCGGG GCGAGACGGGGGATTTGGATGACGACGATTGTTTCGCCCGCGCGTTCAACGAGACGAGCTGGCATTTCTTCGAGGTGGACGACGACGTCGACTTGGCAGCCTCCATTGCTGGAGGAAG TAGGCCAAAGGTTCACATCAGGTTCGGAGCAGTGGCACAATTCTTTAGCAGTGATCAAGTTCCAAAATTTACATCTTGA